In Streptococcus porcinus, the genomic window GAAACTTTCGAATATTCTCTATAAATATAAGGATATTGCTGTACTAAATTGGAAACCTATATCAGACTGGGATAATACTCTTGAAAAAGTTCATTTTACGGTTGATACGCAAGCACCTAGTAAGAAGCAGGAGCTATATCTACATAGAGGGTATTTCAAGCCAAGTGCTAATACAAGTAGTTTAGGTCAACTGGAAACATGGGCGAATGATGTTGATGGTGTTAGTGAATTTCACGCTTATTGGGATAGCAAGATTATCTCCGGTCAAGCAATTTCACGTAACTATTTGCCTATTTTTAAGGCAACTGAACGACAAATAGCCGAGCGAACAAGATGGATTCGTCATTTTGTGGATTACTATGTGTATGTTATTATTGCAATCTTTTTTATAGCTGCTATTATTTGTTGGTTAACGTTTAAAAACACTGTTTTTCAATTTAAAAATAGAGGCAAAGGACAATTATATACATTACCAGATGACCTACCTCCGCTAGTTGTAGCAGAAAAAATATTTCATTTAAATTTACAGAAGTTAAATCCTGCTAACACTCATTTGAGAGATGATAACATTTCCTTTGAAAATCTTGTTCAAGCAACTCTTTTAGATCTCATTGACCGCAAAGCTATTGAGATTGAAAAGGAAGCTAACAGTTACTTTTTAATTCTTAAGAATAGGAGTGTATTGACTGATTTTGAAGAATCCTTTGTACATATGGCCTTTGGCGATGCCGAGAAGTTAAAAACGGATCAACTGTTTGCTGATTATTTTTTTGACTCCGATATTTCTAAAAAATTGGAAACACAATATTCTGGTAAAGAGTTACAGCGTCAAGTAAATGCGCGTGGTAAAGAACATTTGAATAAATTAAATCATGCTCTTAAGGATTTATCTATGAGGGTCACTCAAAGTATCGGTAGTGAATCAGATTCCTACTATCGTTCCATGAGTATTAAAGAAAAGGTTTTATTTGGTTTTGCTAATCTCTTGTTAGTTATTCCTATTCTGATACTTATTGCACATGCTGTCTACGCCATGATTGTTGCCTCTGGCACTCATCTAACGATTGATATCGTTTTAGTGCTTATAGCCATTTTGCTAATGATTTATATGTCTAAAAAAGTTTCGGTTGATCGTCTCCAAGGTGTTTTGACCCAAGAAGGGCAACAAGCTCGTCAACCTTGGGATAGTTTTATTCTAATGCTAAAAGATATCAAGCACTTTGAGCGAGCTGAGATTGAAAGTTTGATCGTTTGGAATCGGGTTTTAGTATATGCTAGTCTGTTTGGTTTTGCTGATCAAGTGGAAAGATATATGGCCTTACATGGCATTGAGTTGA contains:
- a CDS encoding DUF2207 domain-containing protein produces the protein MVLKRFFISFIVFVSFFGTSVFASGVEYRIPLYEGHLHINEDNSAQFTQEVTYLFSTSYEGQYVSLGKAGKMPSDFDIHPDPQIEAYRNGGKVNVSSSIEDLGDGYRLKIYNAGKPNDNVKIIVKWKLSNILYKYKDIAVLNWKPISDWDNTLEKVHFTVDTQAPSKKQELYLHRGYFKPSANTSSLGQLETWANDVDGVSEFHAYWDSKIISGQAISRNYLPIFKATERQIAERTRWIRHFVDYYVYVIIAIFFIAAIICWLTFKNTVFQFKNRGKGQLYTLPDDLPPLVVAEKIFHLNLQKLNPANTHLRDDNISFENLVQATLLDLIDRKAIEIEKEANSYFLILKNRSVLTDFEESFVHMAFGDAEKLKTDQLFADYFFDSDISKKLETQYSGKELQRQVNARGKEHLNKLNHALKDLSMRVTQSIGSESDSYYRSMSIKEKVLFGFANLLLVIPILILIAHAVYAMIVASGTHLTIDIVLVLIAILLMIYMSKKVSVDRLQGVLTQEGQQARQPWDSFILMLKDIKHFERAEIESLIVWNRVLVYASLFGFADQVERYMALHGIELTDQDLVHTYSTISPIMYGMTTHFTHSAQAATQASHFSVSSGSGGGFSGGGFSGGGGGGGGGAF